One region of Eupeodes corollae chromosome 1, idEupCoro1.1, whole genome shotgun sequence genomic DNA includes:
- the LOC129938451 gene encoding uncharacterized protein LOC129938451: protein IVYVRIIIFQISGANVKLKWKNLKDTFRRVLRKAPRPVSGSEAPPTKPKWPFFEMMAFTRQTIEPDPTEGNLREPESYSMAQNRFFAETISDLLEEEDVTLSSVNMLTNSTPSTSTSCPQNVRKNKNKRASTYNLESEFLELEKERLQILKKEVAKKEEDSDDLQFFKSLLPFMAQFNNFEKLEIRTDIQNIILDKLKNTNKD, encoded by the coding sequence atagtatatgtacgtataattatatttcaaatttcaggAGCCAATGTAAAACTAAAGTGGAAAAACCTAAAAGACACTTTTCGAAGGGTTCTTCGAAAAGCTCCACGTCCAGTATCGGGATCCGAAGCTCCACCAACAAAACCGAAATGgccattttttgaaatgatggcCTTTACGAGGCAGACAATTGAACCCGATCCAACTGAGGGAAATCTTCGAGAACCAGAAAGTTATTCAATGGCTCAAAATCGTTTTTTCGCAGAAACAATATCAGATTTACTGGAAGAAGAGGATGTAACCCTTTCAAGTGTCAATATGCTTACAAACAGCACTCCTTCTACGAGCACCAGCTGCCCCCAAAACgtgcgaaaaaataaaaataagagagcGTCAACATACAATTTGGAGTCAGAATTTCTCGAGTTAGAAAAAGAAAgactacaaattttaaagaaagaggtagcaaaaaaagaagaggataGTGATgaccttcaatttttcaaaagtcttttgccatttatggcacaatttaacaattttgaaaaacttgagataagaactgacattcaaaatattatattggaTAAACTGAAGAAtacaaataaagattaa
- the LOC129938454 gene encoding uncharacterized protein LOC129938454, which translates to MKTVPYREAIGRILYATLKAVKRLFRYIKGTINYKLEYTRDNEGCLEGFSDADWASDSDDRKSTTGYIFKHQGGPISWNAKKQPTVALSTTEAEYLYCEN; encoded by the exons ATGAAAACCGTTCCATATCGAGAAGCTATTGGAAGAATTTTATATGCAACACTT AAAGCGGTTAAACGACTTTTCCGTTACATAAAAGGAACAATAAATTACAAGCTAGAATACACTCGAGACAATGAAGGATGTTTAGAAGGTTTTTCGGATGCTGACTGGGCTAGTGACTCAGATGACAGAAAATCAACTACAGGTTATATCTTTAAACACCAAGGGGGACCTATTTCGTGGAATGCAAAGAAACAACCTACTGTCGCTCTCTCCACTACAGAGGCTGAGTATCTTTATTGCGAGAACTAA